A genome region from Natronosalvus rutilus includes the following:
- a CDS encoding PAS domain-containing sensor histidine kinase, translated as MNERAEDVDARFWDSEDGLKARQRCRSLVNAIDDGITVVDAAGEVTFENERAGDLLERPRDVLVFADDARWNFVDEAGERLEPGDSPFDRVRARQTPISDQIVGLRRPSGACTWLSVDGAPHWNENDEFDGAVFVFEDVTDQHNAESEVEEILGRVTDAFYALDEDFRFTHVNNRAEELLQATEDELLGEVLWELYPEAAEIDDVWNAFQAAMETQESQGYELYYDPLEFWVEATIYPSETGVSVYFRDVTERKEREQYLEAAKTQLEAATEAGAVGTWEWHVLEDSFVTGASFARTFGVDPEAAREGVPLDRILSSIHEDDRDRVAAEIESAVEHCGTYEAEYRVWNADDELRWVVARGHVECDEDGNAERFPGALTDITERKRAELEVEKQSRELETLFQVLPVGAVVANADGSLRRANDTARDIWGGDVFDAESVEEYEKYPAVWSDSGEPVGPEDWTMYQVLQGEEVTEPNVYEIDAFDGEQRIIMEHGKPVRDERGNVSRAVVTLTDITERRAYQRKLKESNERLEQFAYAASHDLQEPLRMVTSYLQLLERRYSDVFDDDGQEFLEFAVDGAERMREMIDGLLEYSRVDTRGDPFEPVDLDDVLEDVREDLTVRINESDAEIATDDLPRVNGDASQLRQLFQNLLTNAIEYRGDEPPQIDASAERAGDHWVLSVRDEGVGIDREDAERIFEVFQRLHTHEEHPGTGIGLALCERIVERHGGEIWVESAPDEGATFSFTLPAVRAE; from the coding sequence ATGAATGAGCGAGCCGAGGACGTCGACGCGAGGTTCTGGGACAGCGAAGACGGCCTCAAAGCCCGCCAGCGCTGTCGATCGCTGGTGAACGCGATTGACGACGGGATCACGGTCGTCGACGCCGCCGGCGAGGTGACGTTCGAGAATGAGCGTGCCGGGGACCTCCTCGAGCGGCCCCGAGACGTTCTCGTCTTCGCTGACGATGCTCGCTGGAATTTCGTCGACGAGGCCGGCGAACGGCTCGAGCCAGGCGACTCCCCGTTCGATCGCGTTCGCGCTCGACAGACCCCGATCTCTGATCAGATTGTCGGCCTCCGTCGCCCCTCCGGAGCGTGCACGTGGCTGTCGGTCGACGGCGCGCCACATTGGAACGAGAACGACGAGTTCGACGGCGCCGTCTTCGTGTTCGAGGACGTCACCGACCAACACAACGCGGAGAGCGAAGTCGAGGAGATCCTCGGACGGGTAACCGACGCGTTCTACGCCCTCGACGAGGACTTCCGGTTCACCCACGTCAACAACCGGGCCGAAGAGTTGCTCCAGGCGACCGAGGACGAACTGCTCGGCGAAGTGCTGTGGGAGCTGTATCCGGAGGCTGCCGAAATCGACGACGTGTGGAACGCCTTTCAGGCGGCGATGGAAACTCAGGAATCCCAGGGGTACGAACTCTACTACGATCCACTGGAGTTCTGGGTCGAAGCGACAATCTACCCCTCGGAGACCGGCGTGTCGGTGTACTTCCGGGACGTCACCGAGCGCAAGGAGCGCGAGCAGTACCTGGAGGCAGCCAAGACGCAACTCGAGGCCGCGACCGAAGCCGGCGCCGTCGGTACCTGGGAGTGGCACGTCCTCGAGGATTCGTTCGTCACCGGCGCCTCCTTCGCGCGAACGTTCGGTGTCGATCCGGAAGCCGCTCGTGAGGGCGTCCCGCTCGACCGAATACTGTCGTCGATCCACGAAGACGATCGCGACCGCGTCGCTGCGGAAATCGAGTCGGCCGTCGAGCACTGCGGGACGTACGAGGCGGAGTATCGCGTCTGGAACGCCGACGACGAACTTCGGTGGGTCGTCGCCCGCGGTCACGTCGAGTGCGACGAAGACGGCAACGCCGAGCGGTTCCCCGGCGCACTCACCGATATCACCGAACGCAAGCGAGCTGAACTTGAGGTCGAAAAACAGTCGAGAGAACTCGAGACGCTGTTTCAGGTCCTGCCCGTCGGCGCCGTGGTCGCGAACGCGGACGGATCGCTGCGTAGAGCGAACGACACGGCCAGGGACATCTGGGGCGGCGATGTCTTCGACGCCGAATCCGTCGAGGAGTACGAGAAGTACCCTGCGGTGTGGTCGGACTCGGGCGAGCCGGTCGGGCCCGAGGACTGGACGATGTATCAGGTGCTCCAGGGCGAGGAAGTCACGGAGCCGAACGTCTACGAGATCGACGCGTTCGACGGCGAACAGCGAATCATCATGGAACACGGCAAGCCGGTACGAGACGAGCGCGGAAATGTGAGCCGCGCCGTCGTAACGCTCACCGACATCACCGAACGCCGGGCGTACCAGCGAAAACTCAAGGAGTCGAACGAACGACTCGAGCAGTTCGCCTACGCCGCCAGCCACGACCTTCAGGAGCCGCTTCGCATGGTCACGAGCTATCTCCAATTGCTCGAACGCCGGTATAGCGACGTCTTCGACGACGATGGACAGGAGTTCCTTGAATTCGCCGTCGACGGCGCCGAGCGGATGCGCGAGATGATCGACGGACTCCTTGAGTACTCGCGCGTCGACACGCGCGGCGACCCGTTCGAACCGGTCGACCTGGACGACGTGCTCGAAGACGTTCGGGAGGACCTCACGGTGCGGATCAACGAGAGCGACGCCGAGATCGCGACCGACGACCTGCCCCGTGTGAACGGCGACGCCAGCCAGTTACGACAGCTGTTCCAGAACCTCCTGACGAACGCGATCGAGTACCGAGGTGACGAGCCACCGCAGATCGACGCCTCCGCCGAGCGAGCGGGCGACCACTGGGTGCTTTCGGTTCGCGACGAGGGGGTCGGGATCGATCGGGAGGATGCAGAGCGTATTTTCGAGGTGTTCCAGCGGCTGCACACCCACGAGGAACATCCGGGTACAGGCATCGGGCTCGCATTGTGTGAGCGCATCGTCGAACGCCACGGCGGCGAGATCTGGGTTGAGTCAGCGCCTGACGAGGGAGCGACGTTCTCGTTTACGCTTCCCGCGGTTCGTGCGGAGTGA
- the folP gene encoding dihydropteroate synthase, with protein sequence MEYHEAADLLVGLRRFRPSPGTESTRAFLEHLGDPHEGVSFVQIAGSNGKGSTARMLESVLREAGLTVGLFTSPHLEDLRERVRVDGRKIPKAAVREFGERTGEYLTAQASEGASPTFFEAMTTLACWHFGRKDVDVAVLEVGIGGRYDATSVVDPVASAVTSVSLEHTGIIGDTIEEIAADKAQVAPADAPLVTATTGTALETVRSVAGEVVTVGALEDEGEPTDRPDVTVRYGGRTNHAEAAVSIDGEDWAVDARLPVLGAHQAENAGIAAALARQVADVSTRDLERGLRNAHWPGRFEVMGTDPLVVLDGAHNPGACERLAETLASFEYDDLHLVIGAMHDKDHREMAAALPTPDRVTACEPSLERAEDADVLARVFANAGAPLVDTEPAVLDALNAALEAAEPGDCVLVTGSLFAIAEARRRWTRTAVPKRVRDRNDARNVLEHADVDAATITDVTESGVHRVVTMALPRDGASTIERELVRVGGECSLSRVRSGDDPVEAVLMGTLAQFDRLTETLADRSDGLASIARDLRTTLELDAPANGPAGTNYPWETGPCIMGILNVTPDSFHDGGRYDTLEDALARAERMVDAGAEIVDVGGESTRPGADPVSVDDEIDRVVPVIERLAGGGDRGGDGDGNGDEGVDALLSVDTRRAAVAEAALEAGADVVNDVSGLADPEMRFVAAEYDAPVVLMHSIDAPVVPDRNVQYDDVVEDVIEQLTERVLLAEKAGLERDQILIDPGLGFAKTPDESFELLDRLEELRTFGCPILVGHSHKSMFERVDRAHGERLEPTIAATSLAVDRGADVVRVHDVPENVVAMKTALATRGGVSSGEP encoded by the coding sequence ATGGAATACCACGAGGCGGCGGACCTCCTCGTCGGCCTTCGTCGATTCCGTCCCAGTCCGGGCACGGAGTCGACCCGGGCGTTCCTCGAGCACCTCGGGGACCCACACGAGGGCGTCTCGTTCGTACAGATCGCCGGGTCGAACGGAAAGGGCAGTACGGCGCGAATGCTCGAGTCGGTCCTCCGCGAGGCGGGGTTGACGGTGGGGCTCTTCACGTCCCCACACCTCGAGGACCTCCGCGAGCGGGTTCGCGTCGACGGGCGAAAGATTCCGAAGGCTGCCGTTCGGGAGTTCGGCGAGCGCACTGGCGAATACCTGACCGCCCAGGCTTCCGAGGGCGCCTCGCCGACGTTCTTCGAGGCGATGACGACCCTCGCGTGCTGGCACTTCGGTCGGAAAGACGTCGACGTCGCCGTCCTCGAGGTCGGCATCGGCGGCCGCTACGACGCCACCAGCGTGGTCGACCCCGTCGCCAGCGCGGTCACGAGCGTCAGCCTCGAGCACACGGGGATCATCGGTGACACGATCGAGGAGATCGCCGCGGACAAGGCCCAGGTCGCCCCTGCGGACGCGCCGCTGGTCACCGCCACGACCGGGACGGCCCTCGAGACGGTGCGGTCGGTCGCGGGTGAGGTGGTGACGGTCGGCGCTCTCGAGGATGAGGGTGAACCGACCGACCGACCCGACGTCACCGTTCGCTACGGAGGCCGAACGAACCACGCCGAGGCCGCCGTCTCGATCGACGGCGAGGACTGGGCCGTCGACGCCCGCCTCCCGGTACTGGGCGCCCACCAGGCCGAAAACGCCGGCATCGCCGCCGCGCTGGCCCGGCAGGTCGCCGACGTCTCGACGCGCGACCTCGAGCGCGGCCTTCGAAACGCCCACTGGCCGGGCCGGTTCGAGGTCATGGGGACCGACCCTCTGGTCGTCCTGGACGGTGCTCACAACCCGGGGGCCTGTGAGCGACTCGCCGAAACGCTCGCCTCGTTCGAATACGACGACCTCCACCTCGTCATCGGCGCGATGCACGACAAGGACCACCGCGAGATGGCCGCGGCGCTACCGACTCCCGACCGAGTCACCGCCTGCGAACCGAGCCTCGAGCGCGCCGAGGACGCCGACGTGCTCGCGCGGGTCTTCGCGAACGCCGGCGCTCCGTTGGTCGACACCGAACCGGCGGTCCTGGACGCCCTGAACGCGGCACTCGAGGCGGCGGAGCCGGGCGACTGCGTCCTCGTCACCGGGTCGCTGTTCGCCATCGCCGAGGCCCGTCGTCGGTGGACGCGAACGGCCGTCCCGAAGCGAGTTCGCGACCGGAACGACGCCCGTAACGTGCTCGAACACGCAGACGTCGACGCGGCGACGATCACCGACGTGACCGAGAGCGGCGTCCACCGCGTCGTCACGATGGCCCTGCCCCGCGACGGGGCGAGCACGATCGAACGGGAACTCGTGCGAGTCGGCGGGGAGTGTTCGCTCTCGCGCGTCCGGTCCGGGGACGATCCGGTCGAGGCCGTCCTGATGGGGACGCTCGCCCAGTTCGACCGCCTGACCGAGACGCTCGCCGACCGGTCGGACGGCCTGGCATCCATCGCCCGCGACCTGCGGACGACCCTCGAGCTCGACGCCCCTGCAAACGGGCCCGCGGGGACGAATTACCCCTGGGAGACCGGTCCCTGTATCATGGGCATCCTGAACGTAACCCCCGATAGCTTCCACGACGGCGGCCGATACGACACCCTCGAGGACGCCCTCGCCCGCGCCGAGCGCATGGTCGACGCCGGCGCCGAAATCGTCGACGTGGGCGGGGAGTCGACCCGCCCCGGTGCCGACCCCGTCTCGGTCGACGACGAAATCGATCGCGTCGTGCCCGTGATCGAACGGCTGGCTGGGGGTGGGGACAGAGGTGGAGATGGGGACGGGAACGGTGACGAGGGCGTGGACGCCCTCCTCTCAGTCGACACCCGTCGGGCCGCCGTCGCCGAGGCCGCCCTCGAGGCCGGCGCGGACGTCGTGAACGACGTCTCCGGGCTGGCCGACCCCGAGATGCGCTTCGTCGCCGCCGAGTACGACGCCCCCGTCGTCCTCATGCACAGCATCGACGCACCGGTCGTCCCTGATCGTAACGTCCAGTACGACGACGTCGTCGAGGACGTCATCGAGCAACTCACCGAGCGCGTGTTGCTGGCGGAGAAAGCCGGCCTCGAGCGCGACCAGATCCTCATCGATCCCGGACTCGGCTTCGCGAAGACGCCCGACGAGAGCTTCGAACTCCTGGACCGACTCGAGGAGCTTCGCACCTTCGGCTGCCCGATTCTCGTCGGCCACTCGCACAAGTCGATGTTCGAGCGTGTCGATCGTGCCCACGGCGAGCGCCTCGAGCCGACGATCGCGGCGACGTCCCTCGCAGTCGACCGCGGCGCAGACGTCGTCCGCGTCCACGACGTCCCAGAGAACGTCGTGGCGATGAAGACGGCGCTGGCGACTCGCGGCGGCGTCTCGAGTGGCGAGCCCTGA
- a CDS encoding phosphotransferase family protein, with the protein MDDVPEARALSASAVDTIVRTIDPALEVRDTTAVERGFCSVYRLEVADDDGSRSLFLKCSPDGQPWGISDEARVQAVLDAHTSIPVPEVLGVVDDHETLPAPCYLMEALPGEALPYEDVCYLEDDPLSRLARETGEYLAELHAVPAVERFGHVRRDGPDLVGGRPECELSTLTVGNPRTTWSEFLRAYVDRELERHADSRFSTLTSDLTRWLEARIDALAVEGPFDPVLGRNDHGLHNLLVDSETGEITAMLDWGYTLAVPAAFDFEFAAYLYSGAFLAGLPDVSDRRPLVREAMLSGYRTARTNRAEAVSTPEPLYELVAMVRIMNDFEHLEVPDGSERAVMDRIEADARAILESQNRGSSRAE; encoded by the coding sequence ATGGACGACGTTCCCGAAGCCCGAGCGCTGTCGGCGTCAGCCGTCGACACGATTGTCCGGACGATCGACCCGGCGCTCGAGGTTCGAGACACAACTGCCGTCGAACGCGGCTTCTGTTCGGTCTACCGGCTCGAGGTCGCCGACGACGATGGATCACGGAGTCTGTTCTTGAAGTGTTCTCCCGACGGGCAGCCGTGGGGAATCTCCGACGAGGCGCGCGTCCAAGCCGTACTCGACGCCCACACGTCGATCCCGGTCCCCGAAGTACTCGGAGTCGTGGACGACCACGAGACGCTCCCCGCACCGTGTTACCTGATGGAGGCGCTGCCCGGTGAGGCGCTCCCCTACGAAGACGTGTGCTACCTCGAGGATGACCCCCTCTCGCGGCTTGCGCGGGAGACCGGCGAGTACCTGGCCGAGTTACACGCGGTGCCGGCGGTCGAGCGGTTCGGCCACGTCCGCCGCGACGGGCCCGACCTGGTCGGCGGGCGGCCCGAGTGCGAGCTGTCGACCCTGACGGTCGGCAATCCGCGGACGACCTGGTCGGAGTTTCTGCGGGCGTACGTCGACCGCGAACTCGAGCGACACGCCGACTCCCGGTTTTCGACGCTCACGTCCGACCTGACCCGGTGGCTCGAGGCGAGAATCGACGCGCTGGCGGTGGAAGGACCGTTCGATCCCGTTCTGGGCCGCAACGACCACGGATTGCACAACCTCCTCGTCGACTCCGAGACGGGCGAGATCACCGCGATGCTCGACTGGGGTTACACCCTCGCCGTCCCTGCGGCGTTCGATTTCGAGTTCGCCGCCTACCTCTACAGCGGCGCCTTCCTGGCGGGGCTACCCGACGTGTCGGATCGTCGCCCCCTCGTCCGCGAGGCGATGCTGTCGGGGTATCGAACGGCAAGAACGAATCGAGCGGAGGCGGTTTCGACCCCCGAACCGCTCTACGAACTGGTCGCGATGGTCCGAATCATGAACGACTTCGAACACCTCGAGGTGCCCGACGGGAGCGAACGCGCCGTGATGGACCGAATCGAGGCGGACGCTCGAGCGATTCTCGAGAGCCAGAACAGAGGGTCTTCCCGGGCGGAATAA
- the carB gene encoding carbamoyl-phosphate synthase large subunit, producing MSTDHDTGDDGRTILLIGSGPIQIGQAAEFDYSGAQACRALQEEGARVVLVNSNPATIMTDPEMADRVYLEPITTDAIAEIIRKERPDGVIAGLGGQTGLNVTAELAEEGVLEKYDVEIMGTPLDTIYATEDRDLFRQRMEGIGQPVPRSTTISLDSGESVTEITDEDLRERVEDAVDAVGGLPVIARTTYTLGGSGSGVVEEMDELLARVRKGLRLSRNNEVLITESIAGWVELEYEVMRDADDSCIIICNMENLDPMGIHTGESTVVTPSQVIPDDGHQEMRTAALDVIRELGIQGGCNIQFAWHDDGTPGGEYRVVEVNPRVSRSSALASKATGYPIARVTAKVALGKRLHEIENEITGQTTAAFEPAIDYVVTKVPRWPKDKFDDVDFELGTAMKSTGEAMAIGRTFEESLLKALRSSEYDPAVDWADVSDEELEADYLETPTPDRPYAIFEAFERGYTVQDVCDLTGIYEWYVERFENIAEASVAASEGDFTEAAELGFTNQQVAARAGADVGAVESAAPERTFKQVDTCAGEFAASTPYYYSARDALESGPSPIAHDEVQVDTDVESVVVVGGGPIRIGQGVEFDYCAVHAVRALRELGIDAHVVNNNPETVSTDYDTSDGLFFEPITAEEVADVVETTGADGVMVQFGGQTSVDIGEPLEAELERRGLDCSVMGTSVEAMDLAEDRDRFNQLMDDLGIAQPEGGAAYSRDEAFDLAHDLGYPVLVRPSYVLGGRAMQVVHSDDELETYIEEAVRVSPDKPILIDQFLEDAVELDVDAVSDGEDIVIGGVMEHVESAGVHSGDSACAIPPRSLDDETMARVREVTEEIATALETVGLLNVQLAVTGVGTDEPTEVYVLEANPRSSRTVPFVSKATGVPIAKLAAKVMAGESLAEQGVDERIPEHTSIKEVVLPFDRLPGSDPRLGPEMKSTGEVMGTASDFATAYWKGQQAAGNAVSEGTAVIDLAVDGFEQFFDVAEFEDVPAAIMKGEVDFVVSDDRDALEMAVEEDVPYLSTEASAHAYLEALEGFDGDLDVAAVTDRPQRVANWGG from the coding sequence ATGAGCACCGACCACGATACCGGGGACGACGGACGCACGATCCTGCTCATCGGCAGCGGGCCGATTCAGATCGGACAGGCCGCCGAATTCGACTACTCAGGCGCGCAAGCCTGCCGGGCCCTCCAGGAGGAAGGCGCGCGCGTCGTGCTCGTCAACTCGAACCCGGCGACGATCATGACCGATCCGGAGATGGCCGACCGGGTCTACCTCGAGCCGATCACGACCGACGCTATCGCCGAGATCATCCGGAAAGAGCGCCCGGACGGCGTCATCGCCGGCCTCGGCGGCCAGACGGGACTGAACGTCACGGCCGAACTCGCCGAGGAAGGCGTCCTCGAGAAGTACGACGTCGAGATCATGGGAACCCCCCTCGACACCATCTACGCCACGGAGGACCGCGACCTCTTCCGCCAGCGCATGGAGGGCATCGGCCAGCCAGTGCCGCGGTCGACGACCATCTCGCTGGATTCGGGCGAGTCGGTCACCGAAATCACGGACGAGGACCTTCGCGAACGCGTCGAGGACGCCGTCGACGCCGTCGGCGGCCTCCCGGTCATCGCCCGGACGACCTACACACTGGGCGGCTCCGGATCGGGCGTCGTCGAGGAGATGGACGAACTCCTCGCTCGCGTGCGGAAAGGACTCCGCCTCTCGCGGAACAACGAAGTCCTCATCACGGAATCGATCGCCGGCTGGGTCGAACTCGAGTACGAGGTGATGCGCGACGCCGACGACTCGTGTATCATCATCTGCAACATGGAGAACCTCGACCCGATGGGCATCCACACCGGCGAGTCAACAGTCGTCACGCCCTCGCAGGTCATCCCCGACGACGGCCACCAGGAGATGCGTACCGCGGCGCTCGACGTCATCCGCGAACTCGGTATCCAGGGCGGGTGTAACATCCAGTTCGCCTGGCACGACGACGGCACGCCAGGCGGCGAGTACCGGGTCGTCGAGGTGAATCCCCGCGTCTCTCGCTCGTCGGCGCTCGCCTCGAAGGCGACGGGCTACCCCATCGCCCGCGTGACCGCGAAAGTCGCGCTGGGCAAACGGCTCCACGAGATCGAAAACGAGATCACTGGCCAGACGACCGCGGCGTTCGAGCCAGCGATCGACTACGTCGTGACGAAGGTCCCCCGCTGGCCCAAGGACAAGTTCGACGACGTCGACTTCGAACTCGGCACGGCAATGAAGTCGACTGGCGAGGCGATGGCAATCGGCCGTACCTTCGAGGAAAGTCTGTTGAAGGCGCTTCGCTCCTCGGAGTACGACCCCGCCGTCGACTGGGCCGACGTTTCCGACGAGGAACTCGAGGCCGACTACCTCGAGACGCCGACGCCCGACCGCCCCTACGCCATCTTCGAGGCGTTCGAACGCGGCTACACCGTCCAGGACGTTTGCGACCTGACGGGCATCTACGAGTGGTACGTCGAGCGATTCGAGAACATTGCGGAAGCCTCGGTCGCCGCTTCCGAGGGCGACTTCACTGAGGCCGCCGAACTCGGCTTCACGAACCAGCAGGTCGCGGCCCGCGCTGGCGCCGACGTGGGCGCGGTCGAGTCCGCCGCCCCCGAGCGCACCTTCAAGCAGGTCGACACCTGCGCCGGCGAGTTCGCCGCCTCGACGCCGTACTACTACTCGGCGCGTGACGCCCTCGAGTCGGGTCCCTCGCCCATCGCCCACGACGAGGTCCAGGTCGACACCGACGTCGAGAGCGTCGTGGTCGTCGGCGGCGGCCCCATCCGCATCGGGCAGGGCGTCGAGTTCGACTACTGCGCCGTCCACGCGGTGCGCGCTCTGCGGGAACTGGGCATCGACGCCCACGTCGTCAACAACAACCCCGAGACCGTCTCGACGGACTACGACACCAGCGACGGCCTGTTCTTCGAGCCGATCACCGCCGAGGAGGTCGCCGACGTGGTCGAAACGACCGGTGCTGACGGCGTCATGGTCCAGTTCGGCGGGCAGACATCCGTCGACATCGGGGAACCGCTCGAGGCCGAACTCGAGCGCCGCGGCCTCGATTGTTCGGTGATGGGCACCAGCGTCGAAGCGATGGACCTCGCGGAAGACCGCGACCGGTTCAACCAGCTCATGGACGACCTGGGCATCGCCCAGCCCGAGGGTGGCGCCGCCTACAGCCGCGACGAGGCGTTCGACCTCGCCCACGACCTGGGCTACCCGGTCCTCGTCCGTCCGTCCTACGTCCTCGGCGGCCGCGCGATGCAGGTCGTCCACAGCGACGACGAACTCGAGACCTACATCGAGGAGGCCGTCCGGGTGAGCCCCGACAAGCCGATCCTGATCGATCAGTTCCTCGAAGACGCGGTCGAACTCGACGTCGACGCCGTCTCGGACGGCGAGGACATCGTGATCGGCGGTGTGATGGAACACGTCGAGAGCGCCGGCGTTCACTCAGGCGACTCCGCGTGTGCGATCCCGCCGCGCTCGCTCGACGACGAGACGATGGCTCGCGTACGCGAGGTCACTGAGGAGATTGCGACCGCACTCGAGACCGTCGGCCTGCTGAACGTTCAGCTGGCGGTCACCGGCGTCGGGACGGACGAGCCGACCGAGGTGTACGTCCTCGAGGCCAATCCCCGTTCCTCGCGCACCGTTCCGTTCGTCTCGAAGGCGACCGGCGTCCCGATCGCCAAACTCGCCGCGAAGGTGATGGCCGGCGAGTCGCTCGCGGAGCAAGGCGTCGACGAGCGGATCCCCGAACACACGTCGATCAAGGAAGTCGTCCTGCCGTTCGACCGCCTGCCGGGAAGCGACCCGCGCCTCGGCCCGGAGATGAAGTCGACCGGTGAAGTGATGGGCACCGCGAGCGACTTCGCGACGGCCTACTGGAAGGGGCAGCAGGCTGCCGGCAACGCCGTCAGCGAGGGGACCGCCGTGATCGACCTCGCGGTCGACGGCTTCGAGCAGTTCTTCGACGTCGCCGAGTTCGAGGACGTCCCCGCTGCGATCATGAAGGGCGAGGTCGACTTCGTCGTCAGCGACGACCGCGACGCTCTCGAGATGGCCGTCGAGGAGGACGTCCCGTACCTCTCGACCGAGGCGAGCGCCCACGCGTACCTCGAGGCGCTCGAGGGATTCGACGGCGACCTCGACGTGGCGGCCGTGACCGACCGGCCACAGCGGGTGGCGAACTGGGGCGGCTGA